From a region of the Cololabis saira isolate AMF1-May2022 chromosome 8, fColSai1.1, whole genome shotgun sequence genome:
- the LOC133449267 gene encoding leucine-rich repeat-containing protein 3-like: MCTARCKERCATVAGSGRGRGKGLDLNSWFCVSFMFSALWGQATPQCPDSCHCAWDTATVICSDAGLREIPEGIPSDTVSLHLERNYIRDIPESAFSRLVHLRDLYLSHNRIDSLASGMLRHVGPELRLLDLSHNQLRHASRDEFGSTRAKTRLYHNPWHCDCTLQELMETLNLEPETVNGIICESSVRGVGEGSRWEDLGSHTEHSGQPLVKLLDSGVNFCSLQRKTTDVAMLVTMFVWFFMVIVYVVYYVRQNQAEARRHLEYLKSLPSPHKTPTETDTLSTGF; this comes from the coding sequence TGCCACCGTCGCAGGAAGTGGAAGGGGGAGGGGTAAAGGACTGGACCTCAACTCCTGGTTTTGTGTGTCGTTCATGTTCTCGGCTCTCTGGGGTCAGGCGACCCCGCAGTGCCCAGACAGCTGCCATTGTGCCTGGGACACGGCCACCGTGATCTGCTCGGACGCCGGGCTGCGGGAGATCCCCGAGGGGATCCCGTCAGACACCGTCTCCCTCCACCTGGAACGCAACTACATCCGGGACATCCCTGAGAGTGCCTTCAGCCGTCTGGTCCACCTGCGGGACCTGTACCTGTCCCACAACCGCATAGACTCTCTGGCCTCGGGGATGCTGCGGCACGTGGGCCCCGAGCTGCGCCTGCTGGACCTTTCGCACAACCAACTCAGGCACGCCAGCAGGGACGAGTTCGGTTCCACCCGCGCAAAGACGCGCCTCTACCACAATCCCTGGCACTGTGACTGCACCCTGCAGGAGCTGATGGAGACGCTCAACCTGGAGCCCGAGACGGTGAACGGCATCATCTGCGAGAGCTCGGTGCGAggggtgggagaggggagccgGTGGGAGGACCTGGGCTCGCACACCGAGCACTCGGGGCAGCCGCTGGTCAAACTCTTGGATTCTGGGGTGAACTTCTGCAGTCTGCAGAGGAAAACCACCGACGTAGCCATGCTGGTGACCATGTTCGTCTGGTTCTTTATGGTCATCGTGTACGTCGTGTACTACGTCAGGCAGAACCAGGCCGAAGCCCGCAGGCATTTGGAGTACCTGAAGAGTTTACCCAGCCCACACAAGACGCCCACCGAGACCGACACCCTGAGCACGGGGTTCTGA